One part of the Eulemur rufifrons isolate Redbay chromosome 16, OSU_ERuf_1, whole genome shotgun sequence genome encodes these proteins:
- the LOC138396688 gene encoding retinol dehydrogenase 7-like encodes MWLYLAALVGLYYLVRWYRERQVVSHLRDKYVFITGCGSGFGNLLARQLDMRGLRVLAACRTEKAAEQLRAQSSDRLETVTLDIAKTENITAATQWVKERVGDRGLWGLVNNAGISGPSGCNEWLTKQDFVTTLNVNLLGTIEVTLSLLPLVRKARGRVVNISSIAGRLSAVGGGYSISKYGVEAFSDSLRRELAHFGVKVAVIEPGSFKTNMTNTERVLRQIREVWDQAGSEIKEIYGRKFLESYLKLISEHVLPAAEENLSEVTDCMEHALTACHPRTRYSAGWDAKLFYLPMSYMPTFLADAILTRILPRPAKAL; translated from the exons ATGTGGCTGTACCTGGCGGCCCTCGTGGGCCTGTACTACCTTGTGCGCTGGTACCGGGAGAGGCAGGTGGTGAGCCACCTCCGAGACAAGTACGTCTTCATCACGGGCTGCGGCTCTGGCTTTGGGAACCTGCTGGCCAGACAGCTGGACATGCGTGGCTTGAGGGTGCTGGCTGCCTGTAGGACAGAGAAGGCGGCCGAGCAGCTGAGGGCCCAGTCATCAGACAGGCTAGAGACGGTGACTCTAGACATCGCCAAGACAGAGAACATCACTGCAGCCACCCAGTGGGTGAAGGAACGCGTGGGAGACAGAG GACTCTGGGGCCTGGTGAATAACGCTGGCATCTCCGGTCCTTCGGGCTGCAATGAGTGGCTGACCAAACAAGACTTTGTGACCACACTGAACGTGAACCTGCTGGGGACGATCGAGGTGACTCTGAGCCTGCTGCCCTTAGTGAGGAAGGCGAGGGGCCGCGTGGTCAACATCTCCAGTATCGCGGGTAGATTGTCTGCTGTGGGTGGCGGCTACAGCATCTCCAAGTACGGCGTAGAGGCCTTCTCGGACTCCCTCAG GAGGGAGCTCGCCCACTTTGGGGTGAAGGTGGCTGTAATTGAACCTGGTTCCTTCAAGACGAACATGACCAACACTGAGAGAGTTTTGCGGCAGATTCGGGAGGTGTGGGACCAGGCCGGATCCGAGATCAAGGAGATCTATGGCCGGAAGTTTCTGGAATCCT ACCTCAAACTTATATCTGAACACGTTTTGCCAGCGGCCGAGGAGAATCTGTCAGAGGTGACGGACTGCATGGAGCATGCGCTGACCGCCTGCCACCCCCGCACCCGCTACTCGGCTGGCTGGGACGCCAAGCTCTTCTACCTCCCCATGAGCTACATGCCCACCTTCCTGGCAGACGCCATACTCACCAGGATCCTCCCAAGGCCGGCCAAGGCCCTGTGA